DNA from Carassius carassius chromosome 25, fCarCar2.1, whole genome shotgun sequence:
atCTGACAGGGTGCTCCATAGACACTGAAATGCCACATTCATCTGCCGTTCCATTAGTCGTCACCCCCTCGCCTTTGcagtaattgcatttatttttgagataagcagtgtttgagtgtgtgtgtttgtgtgtgtgtggtagtgtTTGAGCCATGTGACATTTACTGATGATttagatgtatgtgtgtgtttagcgTGACAGTATGATGATTGGAAAATATGGTTTTCATTAGCGTTTCCTGTCACAGCTCCACAGAGCGTTTTCTAAAAGCATCTACTGGAAAACGCTTTTTCCTCCAAAGACactgtaaaattatttatattacattggaATCCACATACTTTCATTGTCAGCTTTGATTGTAGACTTTGAATGGAACGTTTGATATGAAGAGTGATGTTACTGATGATACTGATTTCACTTCTTCTGTTGGTCCTGGTCATTCTGGGGGATGAAGATGCAGGATTTGGCTGATCAGGGTGATCTGTTTGTGGGGTTTTTGCCCCAACCAGGTGAAGGTCcatatttccttggtcactgggAACCAGAAGATCTTTCCTCCTTGCACTCCAGTCCCTGTTCTGTGCATCAGGGGCCCCCGACCCTCAGCCCTGCGAGCGAGCAGAGCCAACAGGATAGAGACAATGGGGATCATCGAAACCAGAATCATACAAACTTTAATTCAGACAATGAAGACATTGTGAGCCACAGCTTTCAAATACAAAGCCCTGAGAGCAGCCAGTGTTGGAATAATCAGAATCCGTTCACTGAGAACCATCAGTGTCCAGATTATCAGCACTTAAACTTTGAAGGTGATTGTACGCAGGCTGAGGATTTAAAGAACCAAGTGCCATCACATGAGTTTATATTACGCTCTTGTGCACCAGAGCCACATCAGACTCAGAGTATTACAATGCAGCCAAACTTGCCCTGCTGTGATTTGgcagaaaacaacaaaagagaacaGGTCAAAAGCCAAGACAAACACAGCAAGCGCACAGGAACCACCCCGATGCTGAATCGTGAGTGTGCAGTTTGTTGAAATATAGAGAAAGggttagtgggggggggggggggggggcatgtttttattagattatatcaaaataatgtcagataaatataaaattagatAAAATGCACAATTTGTAATTTCTAGGTGTGTAAATATTTGctctgaaaataattttttacaagtGATGCATCATGAAATCTCCGTATTggtcattatttttttcagttcactTTCATTGTGTTAAACAATTAATAATACCTGAAAAAGACTAAATGATGTAATGTTAACTGGAAAACCAAAAAGATAATTCACACCATAGTAGAATAACATTACTGGGAAAATACATTACATGAAAtcatttttgtaacctaacactCATGCTCAACAGGAAGGAAGCGGCTTTATaagtgagtcattcattcaaaagattcattcaaaccatatacagtctatggttcaaaCACACTCATTCAGTCAAGAACGTGACTGGTGTCTGTTGCTCGGAGACGCGCTGTTCCTTTGGAATTATTTTCGTTTGgggaacaaaaaaaattaaaattaaaattacaaactggcaatattgtgtctaaaacgaAAGTTACTCTAAATGAACTTCCTGTTCAGCTGTTGTATATTATCAGTAGCAATCTCACTGCAACCTAGTATTAATTTCATCACctattttaatttagtcttagtcttgtgccaaatgtccttgttagttttagtcatatttagtcattcacaaagctttttttgttagtcaagttttagtcgactaaaagtctcgtcattttagtccAGTTTTAGTTAAAGAATTcgtctttttttaaataacacattattactgataaacatttcagtaaaaaaaaaagtgtttcacatatctcaaacattggttaaatgtattgcctgacaaaatacacttgttgaatgatttttgttgaatgcaaaTGTTCAACGTGTCTGGTTTTCAGATTTTgaagacacattcacaaatgattaacctgatcacatttttttcgtttattgatactgcttttaatactaatgcaaagaccggtcatcgggacataagctgtcatgtacaataaaagagcctgcgcagcgACAGGAAATACAATTTAACACAAAAggcctgcctagacggtggacttgcgcgcaggatcattttttttttttttttttttgagcggcgtgtggacgAATTCTTTCTACGCAcgcactattttatttcttgataacagaccgctgctaactataacacacaaatatcgagcctcttccttcgacttattttaaaggcgtaacagctgatgaaaaagcggagacgattgtagacgaaaacgaagagagattttatcttagtttttattttatacaaaacattttcgtctcgtaTTTTTTCGTCAATTTAGTCTTCGTCAGCGTTTTTGGaaagtggtgcagtcttgtcattgtctcgtcttagtcatgaaaaaaaaaggtcgttgacgaacatatttcgtctcgtctgaAGAAAGTAACACTACTGAACCTAATATTGCTTCATAATTAACTCActgtttaacttttttaattaatgtgtAGCAACATTGACATATAAGTCATAAAAACACTTACTAAATATTTGACCCTGTTTGTGTAGGTGTGCAGGTGTTCGCGCTGTACAATCATTCAATAGTTCTGGCGGGATCGCCAAAGTTCTTTTCTTTGAGGGTTCCACTGCAGGTGCGCAGGGAGGCGGGGCTTGTTAGCTCGGTTGACTCCCATTGGCTGGACCACATGACGCAGCACTTCAGAAGTGGCGCGCAACTCATCGACGGCTACTTTCACCTGGGAGACGATGGAGGTACTGGACATGTTGTGACATTATACAAAAGAACTCAGAGGTAGCAGTTAATTTTCCTGAATGTAAAAACATACATTATACTAATGTATCACATTTAttctttaaattgttttaataaattagtGATACAATTATAGAAAAGATCAAATgcataaaattatgaatttaatttatgaataaaaataatgaataaaaactagaatacattttcaattattttaataaccTACTCAGCAGTTTTACCCAGATAACTCTGAAACAAATGATCAACCATCCCTATTAACATTTTCCAATCCTTTTCTTGCTCTATCTTTAGCATCTCCTTCCAATGTGGACAGTGTTTTTATCTTCCAAAGTGCTTCAGGTGATGCCAGGCCAACCACAGAGTATGACGCCATTGTAGTTGAGCAATGGACTGTTATTGATGTAAGTCTGCAGTGATGCATCCCAAATTGAATTCAATGAATTTTTATTTGTGGAACATTTAAACCTTTCTTCTTACAAACCACCCTTTAAAGGAATGCAGATATATGTGCATAATTATACGATATGTCTCAATAAGAGATTAGTGAAATCCTTTAACACATTGTTTAAATGACACTTCTGTTTTGCAGGGTGTTGCGGTGAAAACAGACTACATCCCTCTGCTTCAGTCTCTGGCTTCATATGGCTGGAGACTAATGTGTGTCCTGCCCACTCCCATCgtcaaaatgaaaaggttccaaaTCCATACTAAACACTTGAAGGAAGGGTTCACCAAAAGtacaaatttgcaaaaaaaaatgttctcgATCCAAGATGTTtataaatttgtttcttcattggaacacaaaaaattataataacaacacCACCAatttgatcctctgcagtgaatgggcgcCGCCAGAATGAGACTCCAAATATCTGATAAAagaatcacaataatccacaagtaattcaaaTTACTCCTGTCCGTCAGTTtcattggagaaagcaatattatggataaaggGACTCATATTTTAGACTGAAGCAACATATTACAGTTagaaacatcttgatggatttgattcttacaaacaaacagcttttcacttcaaaagatgttaattgatggactggagtcgtgtggattgcGTCTGGATTTTTATGATGTGGTGAGCAAGTGAACACTAAATTCCTCCAAATTCggatggagaaacaaactcatctacatcttggaaaaCATGAGGGTAaggttcatttttggctgaactatgcctttaaacaaGAGCATTTCATTCACTGTTGCATTTCAGGGGCTAAtaataggatatatatatatatatataacctgcaAAAAAACTCTTCTCAGTtgtgtcaaaagaaaaaaataataattcttataGATTTTATAacctgttttatttttgttttagtgatGGAAGTTTGGCCACAAAACAGATCCTCTTCCTCCAGAGACCCACGCTGCCTAGCAAGAGGAGAGActtgacggtgtgtgtgtgtgtgtgtgtgtgtgtgtatacatgacACAAAGTTCATTTCTGCTAAAATTAGATGACAGCTGAGAGCTGTCTTAGAGGACTGTGAAATTGTAATAGAATTGTTGGTTCACTTTCAAATCTTCAAAAGTAGCACAGAGTCTGACAGTTTGTGTGTATCTTTTCCAGAAACTGCACCTCAGAGGTCAAAACAAAAGGAACTTATATAATAAAAGGACACCAGAGAGGGAGATATCACTGCTGGCAACAATTGAGAGAGAAATTGAACGAATGGAGAGAGAAAACACAAGTCTGATGAGACAACGTGAGATTATCCAGAAGGAAAATGGGCAAAATTTGCCAGAAAGCCCAGAGAGGAGAAATCGAGTGGAAAGGACGGTGGAATTCCACAGCCAGAGGATAGACATCTCAAACATCAGCCCTGCAAAACAGGAAGGAATTACAAATGGCAATCAGGAATTAAAGCTCACAATTACACGTGGTAAACATGAGGACGTGCGTGTGGTCATAACAGAGAGAGCTTTATTCTCTGGAGTGTGCTGACAGTATTCATTTATGGATACTTAATCATTACAGTATGTTCATGTTTATTTAGGCAGAACACACTCTCATCAGGCCCACGTCTTGGCATATACATCTGCTGACAGTGTAACAGTACTGTAAGATTGCAAAGAGTTGGTAGAATATTGCCGCTcctcattattttttgttttttaaggtgAATTCCTGTAACAAATTGCAAGAGACTAACAAATATGTGAAAACATACGTTTGATGGGCTCTCAATATGCTAAACGCTGACCAATGTGTTGAGACTTGTACCTCTGTGAATCTGTGATGTTAACTCGCATTACATACAGTATTAGTGTATGCAATATATCGTGCACTAGCTCAAATGCATAAAATCCacaagtattgcatcagttatttcatttatttatattagtgaGGATGGCAGTAACTAATGTCGAAATTTATAAAGTAACAGTAAATGAACATCTGTGAAACAGTTAATGGTGTAAATAAAAGCTCTCAATAATTGGCTTCTCACGCAAATTAAAAGCACATCATTTACAGAAACAGCTCGCCGTTTTCTTCTGTTTTCAGTGTGGTTTTTTGTGAGATAGACAAAGACAAAGATATCGAAACATTTCAGCAGTATTAGTGATAAAGATCTTATTCATCAATCCAGTTTTTTAAAAACATCCTTCCTGT
Protein-coding regions in this window:
- the LOC132104139 gene encoding raftlin-like, whose product is MGCKLQKPRGSDEAPGKIFSTLRRAQVETHSGVAYTYHFLDFLLGKEEVAVSSLLCLSSVRELPLQVCELYQKGFVLAAVHPFVHSCGPASANLQKQLHRAVLIRETNSGSESGLLNRVEPHLTTDVCHLGHQDPDPEVIQGYVKKMQDLADQGDLFVGFLPQPGEGPYFLGHWEPEDLSSLHSSPCSVHQGPPTLSPASEQSQQDRDNGDHRNQNHTNFNSDNEDIVSHSFQIQSPESSQCWNNQNPFTENHQCPDYQHLNFEGDCTQAEDLKNQVPSHEFILRSCAPEPHQTQSITMQPNLPCCDLAENNKREQVKSQDKHSKRTGTTPMLNRVQVFALYNHSIVLAGSPKFFSLRVPLQVRREAGLVSSVDSHWLDHMTQHFRSGAQLIDGYFHLGDDGASPSNVDSVFIFQSASGDARPTTEYDAIVVEQWTVIDGVAVKTDYIPLLQSLASYGWRLMCVLPTPIVKMKSDGSLATKQILFLQRPTLPSKRRDLTKLHLRGQNKRNLYNKRTPEREISLLATIEREIERMERENTSLMRQREIIQKENGQNLPESPERRNRVERTVEFHSQRIDISNISPAKQEGITNGNQELKLTITRGKHEDVRVVITERALFSGVC